One part of the Vicia villosa cultivar HV-30 ecotype Madison, WI linkage group LG6, Vvil1.0, whole genome shotgun sequence genome encodes these proteins:
- the LOC131609202 gene encoding cytochrome b561 and DOMON domain-containing protein At3g25290-like: protein MVSPSLPSFSILFFLISIFSTTVSSLTCSTQKLTGTKTYSYCLDLPVLNSYLHYTHDQKNSTLSVVFIASPPSPAGWVSWGINPTGTGMAGAQVIVAFKNDTVMAIKTLDLKSYSVIIPGKLSFDVWDMKAEEDGGGFMKIFATVKVPVNVDGVNHVWQVGSAVMAGRVGPHEFNPPNLNSKGRLSLNGAEVSDVPVDFAIKKKNIHGLLNTVSWGILFPLGVIMARYVKTFPSADPAWFYLHVGCQLSAYVLGVAGWATGIKLGSESEGITFSVHRNVGITLFCLATIQIFALLLRPNKDHKYRFYWNIYHHSFGYTIIILGILNIFRGLEILSPDHKWKSSYIVVIIALAVIALVLEAITWSFVMKGKSKNNNKTYDGQTRNQHLDV, encoded by the exons ATGGTTTCACCTTCTTTGCCTTCATTTTCCATTCTCTTTTTTCTCATCTCAATATTTTCAACAACGGTTTCATCTCTCACCTGTTCAACTCAGAAACTCACCGGAACAAAAACCTACTCGTACTGCCTCGACCTCCCCGTACTCAATTCATACCTCCACTACACCCACGACCAGAAAAACTCCACGCTATCGGTTGTCTTCATCGCGTCCCCGCCTAGTCCAGCCGGTTGGGTTTCCTGGGGAATAAACCCAACTGGCACCGGAATGGCGGGGGCGCAGGTGATTGTGGCGTTTAAGAATGACACCGTGATGGCCATAAAGACTTTGGACCTTAAATCTTACAGCGTGATTATACCTGGGAAGCTGTCGTTTGATGTTTGGGACATGAAAGCGGAGGAAGATGGTGGCGGTTTTATGAAGATTTTTGCGACGGTTAAAGTTCCTGTTAACGTTGACGGCGTTAATCATGTTTGGCAAGTGGGTTCCGCCGTGATGGCAGGAAGGGTGGGTCCGCATGAGTTTAATCCaccaaatttaaattctaaaggAAGGCTTAGCTTGAATGGTGCAGAGGTTTCTGATGTTCCTGTAGATTTTGCCATCAAAAAGAAAAAT ATTCATGGATTACTAAATACAGTGAGTTGGGGTATTTTGTTTCCCCTTGGGGTAATCATGGCAAGATATGTGAAAACTTTCCCATCAGCTGATCCTGCTTGGTTCTATCTTCATGTTGGTTGTCAATTATCTGCTTATGTTCTTGGAGTTGCTGGGTGGGCAACTGGCATTAAACTTGGAAGTGAATCAGAGGGGATTACTTTCAGTGTTCATCGTAATGTTGGAATTACTCTCTTTTGTCTTGCAACTATACAG ataTTTGCATTGTTGTTGAGGCCAAATAAGGATCACAAATATAGATTTTACTGGAACATCTACCACCACAGTTTCGGATACACAATAATCATCCTTGGAATTCTCAACATATTTAGAGGCCTTGAGATCCTAAGCCCTGACCACAAATGGAAATCATCTTACATTGTAGTGATAATTGCATTGGCTGTAATTGCCTTAGTGTTGGAAGCTATCACATGGAGTTTTGTGATGAAAGGAAAGTCTAAAAACAACAATAAAACCTATGATGGACAAACAAGAAACCAACACCTTGATGTCTGA